GGTACATTTTTCAATTAGCATAAACAGAAATGAGAATAGATAAAAATTTTGTAGATTCACATGGTCAAAGTGAAGTAGCTTTTCCGTTTTGTCGATTTGTTTTTGTAGAATTATGTCCAAGACTTAAAAGGCTTAAGTATGAACGAATCTACCTATCGGAAAAAAATATGGAAAGTAAATTAATACATCTTAAAGGAGTTCTGGGTAGACCAATTCTGTGGGATAAAATTTATGATCAATATGGTGAAATGGCTCGTCACGTTGTTGCTGTCTTGGAAAGAACAGGTCCTATAGAGTCTATATTGCGTCGTTTTAACACAAATAATCGTAACCATCCAACATATAAAGCTTTCATTGAAGTTGGAAAAGCTCTTAAAACAACTCATATTTGTAAAGTTCTAACTCGTCAAAATTTTCGGGAAGAAATTCACGATGCATTAAATATTGTAGAGAATTGGAATTCCGTAAATTCTTTCATTTGTTATGGTAGAAAGTCGGAAATACAAACAAATGATCCAAATATGCAAGAATTAATAATTTTATGTATTCATCTCCTTCAAAATGCTCTTATTCTTGTAAATACTATTTTGATTGAACGCGTTATTTTAACTAACGGATTTTTTAACAAAATGCAACCAGAGGATTTTTATTCTCTCACTCCTCTTTTTACTACAAATATTAATCCTTATGGTTATTTTTCGCTTAATTTTGAAAAACCTTCGATTATCGGGATATCATAATGGAAAGAATACCTACAAAAAAAATGGCCTACAAAATTGCTAATATCTTAAAAAAACAACAACCAGATTATTTATATTATATGTAAAAGAAATTTTCAATTTTATTCGTCAAGAACTTGATTTAAAAGGGAAAAACTCTAAAAATAAAAAATTACCAAATATCCTAACTGAAGATGAGTTAATTCGTTTTTATGAAGCCGTTTGGAATGATAGCAATCGTATTCATATGATTATGATTAAAGTACTTCTTTATACTGGGATACGAAATTTTGAATTAACGAACATAAAAATAGAAGATATGGATTTAAAATCTCTTAAATGTCGGATAGATAATGGAAAAGGGAAAAAAGATCGTTATGTCCCTCTACCTCTATTTTTTAGAGGTGAACTTAATCAATATATTTCAATTCAAAAAGAAAAAGGTTCCATTTATTTATTCGAAACAAATCGTAAAAATAAGTTTACTACAAGGTGGATAAGAGAAATTGTAAAAAGATATGCTATAAAAGCCGGGATTAATAAAAAAATTCATCCTCATCTTTTTCGTCACCAGTTGCTTACTTTTTTAACTCAAAAAGGAATTATAGATTCAAAAGTGCAATTAATTAGCGGCCATAAAAATCGAGAAAGTTTAAGTATCTATCAAGAATTGAGTTTGGGTGATGTTGAAGAAGAATACCGTGAAGCAATGAAGGAATTTCCAGTAAAATAATAAAACTTCCGTATCAAAATTAAAAACGGAAGTTCTATTGCATAAAATCGCAGCTACGTTTCTGTTAGGCCAGATTTATATTCGCTGAAATTCGGCTTTGCCGCAGGGCGCAGCCTGTTACTGAAAAAATAATGAAGGGGATAATTGAAACCGCCCATTTTTTAATGATGGATATTGGCATGTTCATACCATTTGTCCTTATAATTTGATTGTACAATGGATCATGAAAAATGGTTCATTAATCTTGCAGTAATATAGAAATTGGTGCCGAAAATGGGTTGGGGGATGGCGATCCCCTATATATTTCAGAGTATGGCGGCATTGGATTTCCAAGGTATTCCCAAAGATATTTTGTCAGGGATTTACCGGATTTACACCAACCTGGTTCCCATCCTGTTCCATTTGCCGCGATTCGATGGACTTTCGCAAGATCATCGGCGTTACACATTTGCTCATGGATCAAATCCTCAAAAGGCCAGGGCCAGAGATGCTCATCCGTTAATACGCCGTCAACATACCGGTATATTATTTCGGCACCGCGTTCTTTTCCAGGTTTCATCTCCGGCTTCAAAAAATATTTCATTGCAGGGGCATACTCAGGTTCGTAATTATTACCGGAATTTCCATAACCGGTATTATTCTCGAACTGGGCCATCTGGGATTCCTGATAATAATATCCGTTGCCTTTACAATTATAAACAAAACATTGGGTAATTTTTTCA
The sequence above is drawn from the Desulfobacterales bacterium genome and encodes:
- a CDS encoding tyrosine-type recombinase/integrase gives rise to the protein MLYVKEIFNFIRQELDLKGKNSKNKKLPNILTEDELIRFYEAVWNDSNRIHMIMIKVLLYTGIRNFELTNIKIEDMDLKSLKCRIDNGKGKKDRYVPLPLFFRGELNQYISIQKEKGSIYLFETNRKNKFTTRWIREIVKRYAIKAGINKKIHPHLFRHQLLTFLTQKGIIDSKVQLISGHKNRESLSIYQELSLGDVEEEYREAMKEFPVK